One stretch of Priestia megaterium DNA includes these proteins:
- a CDS encoding DNA topoisomerase III: protein MKSLVLAEKPSVARDLARVLGSTQTKKGYIEGPKYVVTWALGHLVELQTPEDYDNQYKTWRLEDLPIMPEKMKLKVIRKVSSQFRTVSDLAKRKDIGELIIATDAGREGELVARWIMEKVRWNKPFKRLWISSQTDKAIRDGFKQLKPGKEFNRLYDSAVCRSEADWLIGLNVTRALTTKYEEPLSAGRVQTPTLAMIIEREQVINTFKPSEYWTLTAQFSSFEAAWQKGNEKRIFDEKRAKELHSTLSGEAVVKTIKRKMHKEAQPLPYDLNELQRDANKRFNFSAKKTLNVLQKLYEQHKLVTYPRTDSRYLTTDMVSTMKERLESISAVYKEEVRPILRNAQLPKRVVNNEKVSDHHAIIVTDQPVFLQDLSADERKLYDLIAKRFISLFYPAYEYEVVKAELEVNGEQLVASGKQVVNAGFKKVSGGDSEATVKLPDMEEGSKLLIQNVTMKSAFTEPPQRYTEADLLGQMEKHNLGTPATRADIIEKLLQNESIDRQNNRLHATKKGKQLIDLVADELKSPELTAKWERDLEAIAKGKGNAKEFLTNIREQTEKLVKQVKTSNQTYKPHNLTGSKCPECGSFLKEKKTKQGRVLVCSSLECSYRRAKDPKLSNRRCPQCHKRMEIHSGKAGTYFQCRSCQVVEKAEDKKKKISKREERKLLNKYNDDGAFGSSLGDALKQALQDKKEK from the coding sequence ATGAAATCACTTGTATTAGCAGAAAAGCCAAGTGTAGCACGTGATCTTGCGCGCGTACTTGGCAGCACACAAACAAAAAAAGGGTATATTGAAGGGCCAAAGTATGTCGTAACATGGGCACTCGGTCATTTAGTTGAATTACAAACACCAGAGGATTATGATAACCAATATAAAACATGGCGATTAGAAGATCTGCCAATCATGCCTGAGAAAATGAAATTAAAAGTAATTCGTAAAGTGAGTTCTCAGTTTCGCACAGTATCCGATCTAGCAAAAAGAAAGGATATTGGAGAGTTAATTATTGCGACTGATGCAGGGCGTGAAGGAGAACTTGTAGCACGCTGGATTATGGAAAAGGTACGCTGGAACAAGCCGTTTAAACGCCTTTGGATTTCGTCTCAAACAGATAAAGCAATTCGTGACGGGTTTAAACAGTTAAAACCAGGAAAAGAGTTTAATCGCTTGTATGATTCAGCGGTTTGCCGTTCAGAAGCCGATTGGCTTATCGGTTTAAACGTAACGAGAGCGTTAACGACTAAATACGAAGAACCATTATCGGCAGGAAGGGTACAAACACCGACGCTTGCGATGATAATTGAGCGTGAACAGGTAATTAACACATTTAAACCTAGTGAATATTGGACGCTTACAGCTCAGTTTTCATCTTTTGAAGCAGCTTGGCAAAAGGGCAACGAAAAGCGTATTTTTGATGAAAAACGTGCAAAAGAGCTGCACTCAACATTATCAGGTGAAGCAGTAGTGAAAACAATCAAGCGCAAAATGCATAAAGAAGCGCAGCCGCTTCCTTATGACTTAAACGAACTGCAGCGAGATGCTAACAAACGCTTTAACTTCTCTGCTAAGAAGACATTAAATGTACTTCAAAAGTTATATGAACAGCATAAGTTAGTCACGTATCCACGTACAGATTCCCGTTATTTAACAACAGATATGGTTTCTACTATGAAAGAGCGTTTGGAAAGCATCTCTGCTGTATATAAAGAAGAGGTTCGACCAATTTTAAGAAATGCACAGTTGCCAAAGCGAGTGGTTAATAACGAAAAAGTAAGTGATCATCATGCTATTATCGTAACGGATCAGCCTGTGTTTTTACAGGACTTATCAGCTGATGAACGAAAGCTGTATGACTTAATTGCAAAGCGATTTATTTCATTATTTTATCCTGCATATGAGTATGAAGTAGTTAAAGCAGAGCTTGAAGTAAATGGGGAACAGTTAGTAGCAAGCGGAAAGCAAGTCGTAAATGCAGGCTTCAAAAAAGTTTCTGGTGGAGACTCAGAAGCAACGGTGAAGCTGCCTGATATGGAAGAAGGCAGCAAGCTGCTCATTCAAAATGTAACGATGAAAAGTGCATTTACAGAGCCGCCGCAGCGCTATACAGAAGCAGATCTTCTTGGACAAATGGAAAAACATAATTTAGGTACGCCCGCAACACGTGCAGATATTATTGAAAAGCTTCTGCAAAATGAATCCATTGATCGCCAAAATAATCGTCTGCACGCAACCAAAAAAGGGAAGCAGCTGATTGACTTAGTAGCAGATGAGTTAAAGTCTCCTGAGCTTACGGCTAAGTGGGAACGTGATTTAGAAGCAATTGCTAAAGGAAAAGGAAATGCAAAAGAGTTTTTAACGAATATTCGCGAACAAACAGAAAAGCTTGTCAAGCAAGTAAAAACAAGTAATCAAACGTACAAACCTCATAATTTAACGGGCTCTAAATGTCCGGAATGCGGTTCTTTCTTGAAAGAAAAGAAAACAAAGCAAGGAAGAGTGCTTGTTTGTTCAAGCCTTGAGTGCAGCTATAGACGCGCAAAAGACCCTAAACTATCGAATCGACGCTGTCCGCAGTGTCACAAGCGAATGGAAATTCATTCGGGAAAAGCAGGTACGTATTTCCAATGCCGTTCATGTCAAGTAGTGGAGAAAGCTGAGGACAAAAAGAAAAAGATTTCAAAACGAGAGGAACGAAAGCTTCTTAACAAATACAACGATGACGGAGCATTTGGTTCAAGCTTGGGTGATGCCTTGAAACAAGCCCTTCAAGATAAAAAAGAAAAGTAA
- a CDS encoding LacI family DNA-binding transcriptional regulator, whose amino-acid sequence MTNIRDIAKKAGVSVSTVSRVLNHHPYVKEEKRRLVEQVIHELNYEQNINAVHLSKGKTNMIAVVLPFINHPYFSLLLEGVASQALEKQYQLVICQTNYDVKKEEEALHMLKTKQVDGVIICSRASSWSTIEYYQQYGPIAVCENVQNRSIRSVYVDHYAAFKQALMYLKEKGYTDIGYCIGRMTGTNSLQRQQAYKEYIKRINQPYHSEWVFQGCLNVTDGEKVVGKLVKMKNRPQALLVTNDQVAIGIKAQCEQVGISVPGDLAIIGFDNHPLSSYLQITTIELPLKKMGETLFALVGSNAPQKIELPFRFIERKSV is encoded by the coding sequence ATGACAAATATCCGAGATATTGCAAAAAAAGCTGGTGTATCTGTTTCGACTGTATCCAGGGTGCTAAATCATCATCCGTATGTAAAAGAAGAAAAACGCCGGCTGGTAGAGCAGGTTATTCACGAACTTAATTATGAACAAAATATTAATGCCGTTCATTTATCAAAAGGGAAAACAAATATGATTGCCGTCGTCTTGCCTTTTATTAATCATCCGTATTTCAGTCTGCTTTTAGAAGGAGTGGCATCTCAAGCGTTAGAAAAGCAGTATCAGCTTGTTATTTGTCAGACGAACTATGATGTAAAAAAAGAAGAAGAAGCGCTTCATATGCTAAAAACAAAGCAAGTTGATGGAGTGATTATTTGTTCTAGAGCAAGCAGCTGGAGCACGATTGAATATTATCAGCAGTACGGGCCGATAGCCGTGTGCGAAAACGTACAGAATCGTTCTATTCGCTCCGTATACGTTGATCATTATGCAGCTTTTAAGCAAGCGCTTATGTATTTAAAAGAAAAAGGATATACGGATATTGGCTACTGCATTGGAAGAATGACGGGTACGAATAGCCTGCAGCGGCAACAAGCATACAAAGAATATATAAAAAGAATAAATCAGCCTTATCATTCAGAATGGGTTTTTCAAGGCTGTTTGAACGTGACAGATGGTGAAAAAGTGGTGGGAAAATTAGTGAAGATGAAAAATCGACCTCAGGCGCTTTTAGTAACAAACGATCAAGTAGCTATCGGAATAAAAGCTCAGTGCGAACAAGTGGGTATTTCAGTTCCTGGCGATTTAGCTATCATTGGTTTTGATAATCATCCGCTTTCTTCTTATTTACAAATAACAACGATCGAACTTCCTCTCAAGAAGATGGGAGAAACGCTTTTTGCATTAGTGGGAAGCAATGCTCCTCAGAAAATTGAGCTCCCTTTTCGGTTTATTGAGCGTAAAAGCGTATGA
- a CDS encoding GerAB/ArcD/ProY family transporter — MLILLNEINISAAQFRKLVTLYSIVSTIIVVPAAITADAHQDAWIAALFGVASGIGLVLLFTSLGKMFPTLTLMEMNEKILGKLFGKIVSGVFVLSNLFISSQVLYYVGNFLTTQILPYTPLTAIHIAFMGVVIVGVRLGIEVIARSAEILFPWFVGLFGLLILSMIPQIKIEHIQPVFEIHPKAFIRAVLTFLSMSSLTYTILLMIFPSHTPDTKKATQSFYIGNIAGGLVMVTLILLGILVLGPYYSQITMFPSYELGRRIDVGNFLQGIEVVIAILWFITLFFKLCIYFYATLLGVANVFHINDYKLFSFPVALIMITLSLIVFPSVSYQKDWDTKTWIPYSLLVGILYPLFLLIAGFIQNKKRRSSDG, encoded by the coding sequence GTGCTCATTTTGCTTAATGAAATCAATATTTCAGCTGCGCAGTTTCGCAAATTAGTAACTTTATATAGCATCGTAAGCACAATTATTGTTGTACCTGCCGCTATTACAGCTGATGCTCATCAAGATGCCTGGATTGCCGCACTCTTCGGTGTAGCATCAGGAATTGGATTAGTTTTGCTTTTTACCTCACTAGGAAAAATGTTTCCAACACTTACGCTGATGGAAATGAACGAAAAAATTTTAGGCAAACTATTTGGAAAGATTGTTTCTGGTGTTTTTGTGTTATCCAATTTATTTATCAGCAGTCAAGTTCTTTACTATGTAGGGAATTTTCTCACTACACAAATTCTTCCCTACACGCCGCTTACAGCCATCCACATTGCATTTATGGGTGTGGTCATCGTAGGAGTACGCCTAGGAATAGAAGTTATTGCACGAAGTGCCGAGATTTTATTCCCTTGGTTTGTCGGATTATTCGGACTTCTCATTTTGTCTATGATCCCTCAAATTAAAATAGAGCATATTCAGCCTGTGTTCGAAATCCATCCAAAAGCTTTTATTCGTGCTGTTTTAACGTTTTTAAGCATGAGTTCTTTGACTTATACCATTCTGCTTATGATTTTTCCTTCCCATACACCAGACACGAAAAAGGCAACTCAATCCTTTTATATAGGTAATATAGCCGGTGGACTAGTGATGGTTACGTTAATCTTACTCGGAATTTTAGTACTTGGTCCTTATTACTCCCAAATCACCATGTTTCCAAGCTATGAATTAGGAAGAAGAATTGATGTAGGAAACTTTCTTCAAGGAATTGAAGTAGTCATTGCTATTTTGTGGTTTATTACTCTCTTTTTTAAGCTTTGCATTTACTTTTACGCTACTCTTTTGGGGGTTGCCAATGTATTTCATATAAATGACTACAAGCTATTTTCTTTTCCAGTCGCACTCATCATGATTACACTTTCCCTTATTGTGTTTCCAAGCGTTTCTTATCAAAAGGATTGGGATACAAAAACGTGGATTCCCTACAGCTTACTTGTAGGCATCTTATATCCACTTTTCCTTTTAATTGCAGGGTTTATTCAAAACAAAAAGCGGCGTTCTAGCGATGGATAG
- a CDS encoding transcriptional regulator SplA domain-containing protein, whose amino-acid sequence MIVEKKEYQVGDQVFVIYRNPHTANVANINQAEIVEHPENKGEKALFLHESYHLLAEDDAVYSTYEEAEKMYNKIFDYEQYD is encoded by the coding sequence ATGATCGTGGAGAAAAAAGAATATCAAGTGGGAGATCAAGTATTTGTTATTTACCGAAATCCTCATACGGCAAACGTTGCGAATATTAATCAGGCTGAAATTGTTGAACATCCTGAAAATAAAGGCGAAAAGGCGCTGTTTTTACATGAGTCTTATCATTTGTTAGCTGAAGATGATGCCGTGTATTCAACGTATGAAGAAGCTGAAAAAATGTATAATAAGATATTTGACTATGAACAATATGACTGA
- a CDS encoding ABC transporter permease produces the protein MLKLIQNEHMKWFHKRSTKITFITIGILTLCMALLMKKVANSAGTEDNILNFLSFSSGMLILVQFFALAVGGSMVAKEFEAGTIKLLLIRPARRSTILASKYLTLILISLYYLLSYLLFSFVWGALFFGFTSLEGDAQLLKNITLTYDSAYMETFMMMTFAFMLSSLFRNSALASSLAIVVSIGAKAVTGIVSKFGLWWGKFLLFANTNFVQYMDGMKTMFDGMTIPFSIFILVAHFVFFMGVAWAAFLKRDVAN, from the coding sequence ATGCTTAAGTTAATTCAAAATGAACATATGAAATGGTTTCATAAAAGAAGTACAAAAATCACGTTTATTACAATCGGCATTTTAACTCTTTGTATGGCTCTTTTAATGAAGAAAGTAGCAAACAGTGCAGGAACAGAAGACAACATTTTGAACTTCCTGTCATTTAGTTCAGGTATGCTGATTCTCGTTCAATTTTTCGCGCTTGCTGTTGGAGGGTCAATGGTTGCAAAAGAGTTTGAAGCAGGTACCATTAAGCTTCTTTTAATTCGCCCTGCTAGACGTTCAACGATTTTAGCATCCAAGTACCTAACCCTCATTTTAATTAGCTTGTATTATTTACTGAGCTATTTGCTTTTTTCGTTTGTATGGGGAGCATTGTTCTTTGGCTTTACCAGTCTAGAAGGAGATGCGCAGCTGCTTAAAAACATTACGCTTACGTATGACAGTGCGTATATGGAAACGTTTATGATGATGACGTTCGCATTCATGCTGTCGTCTTTATTTAGAAACAGCGCGCTTGCTTCAAGTCTAGCTATTGTCGTAAGTATCGGGGCGAAAGCAGTAACTGGAATAGTATCAAAGTTTGGTTTATGGTGGGGGAAATTTTTACTGTTCGCCAACACAAACTTTGTGCAGTATATGGACGGAATGAAGACGATGTTTGACGGAATGACAATTCCATTTTCAATCTTCATCTTAGTCGCGCATTTTGTCTTCTTTATGGGCGTAGCTTGGGCAGCGTTTTTGAAACGAGACGTAGCTAATTGA
- a CDS encoding DUF2339 domain-containing protein, with protein sequence MEKERIEELERKISSLEEDVARLKSLVYKTNSPRPKAVHAPPKQRQETIKRPAQTAAKSSQAIEEPVDWEKVLFQTWLPRIFIFVFIIGVLWGFKAASDYGLMNEKAKVVLGFVVSIGFAVTGHFQIKKGRLVLGQVLVGGAIPILMLTTFAMHSLYHLAGPTLAFILNASWIILGIIATVFYRSQALGIISAVGGVLAPFLIESNSPNALVFIGYETLLYIAFLYVAIKQKYSILYVLSAVLLNLTLLIYYSFVGDNGVKELLGMAILIQHLCLISSFFLSQSVLQVYAFTLLSSLAVTYGWLLAVFDDGTTTMVLLALVIIYALGVYAVRSSKEKFEFFITYLIVAVSFFIHQLVDLREGVVLYVIQGLAVYYIAMTYKNILHQLFSYTIYILSAMYILVTPIEQVLSLPTLNWLVVLASILVFIWISIQKTEQDEHDTFKIGGSIVFSILSLIFATEVTAAGTNHLSANPQTLIMTAVWLGLSIAAFVIGSFQTFKTATYIGVGILFLTLFKLVLYDLPFIPMAIRALLFIVLGAIGLIISRLFYKKK encoded by the coding sequence ATGGAAAAAGAAAGAATAGAAGAGCTTGAACGAAAAATAAGCAGTTTAGAAGAAGACGTAGCCAGGCTAAAGTCGCTCGTATATAAAACAAATTCTCCAAGACCAAAAGCAGTTCACGCTCCTCCCAAGCAGCGCCAGGAGACCATTAAACGTCCTGCTCAAACAGCAGCTAAAAGCTCACAGGCAATAGAAGAACCTGTTGATTGGGAAAAAGTCCTTTTTCAAACATGGCTGCCGAGAATTTTTATTTTTGTATTTATTATTGGCGTGCTATGGGGATTTAAAGCAGCCTCTGACTATGGGTTAATGAATGAAAAAGCAAAAGTTGTTCTCGGTTTCGTTGTTTCAATAGGTTTTGCTGTGACAGGTCATTTCCAAATTAAAAAGGGTAGGTTGGTGCTCGGGCAAGTACTTGTAGGAGGCGCTATTCCTATTCTTATGTTAACGACGTTTGCGATGCATAGCCTGTATCATTTAGCGGGACCAACGCTCGCTTTTATACTAAATGCGAGCTGGATTATCCTAGGGATTATCGCGACAGTCTTTTATCGTTCGCAGGCATTAGGGATTATTAGCGCGGTTGGAGGCGTACTAGCTCCTTTTCTTATTGAAAGTAATTCGCCTAATGCGCTCGTTTTCATTGGCTATGAAACGCTTTTATATATTGCCTTTTTATATGTGGCAATCAAACAAAAATATTCAATTTTATATGTTCTTTCCGCGGTACTATTAAATCTTACGCTACTCATTTATTACTCGTTTGTTGGTGATAATGGTGTGAAAGAGTTATTAGGTATGGCGATTCTTATTCAGCATTTATGCTTAATTTCTAGTTTTTTTCTATCACAGTCCGTACTCCAAGTATATGCGTTTACCCTTCTATCGAGTTTAGCAGTTACGTACGGCTGGCTGCTCGCCGTTTTTGACGATGGCACGACCACAATGGTGCTGCTTGCGCTAGTTATTATTTACGCATTAGGTGTTTACGCAGTAAGAAGTTCTAAAGAAAAATTTGAATTTTTTATTACCTATTTAATTGTTGCAGTATCGTTTTTTATTCATCAGCTCGTCGATTTAAGAGAAGGAGTCGTTTTATATGTGATTCAAGGACTTGCTGTTTACTATATCGCCATGACGTATAAGAATATACTTCATCAACTATTTTCTTATACGATTTATATACTGAGCGCAATGTATATCTTAGTTACACCAATCGAACAAGTGCTGTCTCTTCCGACATTAAATTGGCTTGTTGTGTTAGCTTCTATTCTAGTATTTATATGGATCAGCATTCAAAAAACAGAACAAGATGAGCACGATACGTTCAAAATTGGAGGAAGTATTGTTTTTTCTATTCTTTCTTTAATTTTTGCTACGGAAGTTACGGCCGCTGGCACCAATCATCTTTCCGCTAATCCGCAAACGCTTATTATGACGGCCGTTTGGCTAGGGCTGTCCATTGCAGCATTTGTAATAGGATCATTTCAAACGTTTAAAACAGCGACGTATATCGGCGTGGGCATTTTGTTCTTAACACTTTTTAAACTCGTTTTATACGATTTACCTTTTATCCCAATGGCTATACGGGCCTTGTTATTTATCGTCTTAGGAGCTATCGGTTTAATTATCTCGCGCCTATTTTATAAAAAGAAGTAG
- a CDS encoding FAD-dependent oxidoreductase yields MKIAVVGCTHAGTAAVKNMAELYPEAKITVYERNDNVSFLSCGIALYVGGVVKDANGLFYSSPSELQEMGVNMKMKHEVTNIDTDGKKIAVRNLETNEEFEDTFDKLVMTTGSWPIIPNLEGIDLNNVVLCKNYQHANHIIEKAKQAKKIAVIGAGYIGAELVEAFEVYGKEVTFIDSADRILNKYLDPEFTSLMETEFENRGVKLALNQAVTKFVGSEGSVEKVVTTEGEYEADLVILCVGFRPNTDLVKGQVDMLPNGAIVVDEYMQTSKKDIFAAGDSCAIYYNPIKKHAYIPLATNAVRMGTLVAQNLVKPTIKYMGTQGTSGLHIYDYNVASTGITETAASLFDMNVKSITISENNRPEFMPTYENITLKVVYEEETRRIVGAQVISKIDATQAINTLSVCVQQEMTIDELGFMDFFFQPHFNKPWHFLNQAGLQALQG; encoded by the coding sequence ATGAAAATTGCAGTAGTAGGGTGTACACATGCAGGAACAGCAGCAGTAAAAAATATGGCAGAACTTTATCCAGAAGCTAAAATTACAGTTTATGAGCGAAATGATAATGTTTCATTTTTGTCTTGTGGAATTGCGCTCTATGTAGGCGGGGTCGTAAAAGATGCCAACGGTTTATTTTACTCTTCACCGTCTGAATTGCAAGAGATGGGTGTAAATATGAAAATGAAACATGAAGTTACGAATATTGATACAGATGGTAAAAAAATAGCTGTACGAAATTTAGAAACAAACGAAGAATTTGAAGATACATTTGATAAATTAGTGATGACAACTGGATCATGGCCGATTATTCCAAACCTTGAAGGCATCGATTTAAATAATGTTGTGCTTTGTAAAAACTATCAGCATGCTAATCACATTATTGAAAAAGCGAAGCAAGCGAAGAAAATAGCCGTAATTGGTGCGGGTTATATTGGTGCAGAATTAGTAGAGGCATTCGAAGTGTATGGAAAAGAAGTCACGTTTATTGATAGTGCTGATCGCATTTTAAATAAATATCTTGATCCAGAATTTACGAGTCTAATGGAAACTGAGTTTGAAAATCGAGGAGTTAAATTAGCATTAAACCAAGCGGTTACTAAATTTGTAGGCAGTGAGGGATCTGTTGAAAAAGTAGTGACAACTGAAGGCGAATACGAAGCGGATCTTGTTATTCTGTGTGTTGGCTTCCGTCCAAATACAGACTTAGTAAAAGGACAAGTAGACATGCTTCCAAACGGCGCAATTGTGGTTGATGAATATATGCAAACAAGCAAAAAAGATATATTTGCTGCCGGAGATAGCTGTGCCATTTACTACAATCCGATTAAGAAACATGCCTATATTCCGCTTGCTACAAATGCGGTTAGAATGGGAACATTAGTAGCTCAAAACCTTGTTAAGCCGACGATTAAGTATATGGGAACACAAGGAACATCAGGCTTGCATATTTATGATTACAATGTTGCATCTACCGGTATAACAGAAACAGCAGCTTCTCTTTTTGATATGAATGTGAAAAGTATCACAATATCAGAGAATAACCGACCAGAATTCATGCCAACGTACGAAAATATTACGTTAAAAGTAGTATATGAAGAAGAAACAAGACGAATTGTAGGCGCACAGGTTATTTCTAAAATTGATGCTACCCAAGCAATCAATACATTATCTGTATGCGTACAACAGGAAATGACCATCGATGAGCTTGGATTTATGGACTTTTTCTTTCAGCCGCATTTTAATAAGCCTTGGCATTTCTTAAATCAAGCAGGTCTTCAAGCGCTTCAAGGATAA
- the splB gene encoding spore photoproduct lyase codes for MIKPFVPQLVYIEPGAMEYPLGVQLKEKFEKMGIEIRQTTSHNQVRNIPGKNDLQKYRNAKSTLVVGVRKTLKFDTSKPSAEYAIPFATGCMGHCHYCYLQTTMGSKPYIRTYVNVEEILGQAEQYMQERAPQITRFEAACTSDIVGIDHLTHSLKRAIEYFGESELGQLRFVTKFHHVDHLLDAKHNGRTRFRFSINADYVIKNFEPGTSPLDYRIEAANKVAKAGYPLGFIVAPIYIHEGWQEGYRQLFEKLDASIPEESRDDITFEMIQHRFTKPAKRVIEKNYPKTKLEMNEEERRYKWGRYGIGKYVYAKDEEQELRETLEYYIDQYFPNAKIEYFT; via the coding sequence ATGATAAAACCTTTTGTACCTCAATTAGTATATATTGAGCCAGGGGCAATGGAGTACCCGCTTGGTGTTCAATTAAAAGAAAAGTTTGAGAAGATGGGAATTGAGATTCGTCAAACAACTTCTCATAATCAAGTGCGTAATATACCGGGAAAAAATGATTTGCAAAAATACCGCAATGCCAAGTCGACTTTAGTAGTTGGCGTGCGTAAAACGTTGAAATTTGATACATCTAAACCGTCAGCTGAATATGCAATACCGTTTGCAACAGGGTGTATGGGGCACTGTCACTATTGTTATTTGCAGACAACAATGGGAAGCAAACCATATATTCGCACGTACGTGAATGTTGAAGAAATATTAGGTCAAGCAGAGCAATATATGCAGGAAAGAGCCCCTCAAATAACGCGATTTGAAGCGGCTTGTACATCTGATATCGTAGGAATTGACCATTTAACACATTCATTAAAGCGCGCGATTGAATATTTTGGGGAAAGTGAACTAGGTCAACTGCGCTTTGTGACTAAGTTTCATCACGTGGATCATTTATTGGATGCTAAACATAATGGTCGCACGCGCTTTCGCTTTAGCATAAATGCAGATTATGTTATAAAAAACTTTGAACCTGGTACATCTCCTCTTGATTACCGGATTGAAGCTGCTAATAAAGTTGCAAAAGCCGGATATCCACTTGGCTTTATTGTGGCGCCTATTTACATTCATGAAGGTTGGCAAGAGGGATATCGTCAGTTGTTTGAAAAGCTTGACGCTTCTATACCTGAGGAGTCAAGAGATGATATTACGTTTGAAATGATTCAGCATCGCTTTACCAAGCCGGCCAAGCGGGTAATCGAGAAAAATTATCCGAAAACAAAGCTTGAGATGAATGAAGAAGAGCGCCGCTACAAATGGGGGCGTTACGGAATTGGGAAGTATGTATACGCAAAAGATGAAGAACAAGAATTAAGAGAAACATTAGAATATTACATTGATCAGTATTTTCCGAATGCAAAAATCGAATATTTTACGTAA
- a CDS encoding Na+/H+ antiporter NhaC family protein: MEQQKGNGWALLPLGVFLVLFVGSGIITGDFYKLPVLVAIIIAAIVALAMNRKDSLNVKVERFAKGAGHPDIIIMVLIFILAGAFSEVAKGMGAVDSTVNLALSVLPQSLVVAGIFVIGAFISISMGTSMGTIAALGPIAVGISEQAHVSVTLAIAGVIGGAMFGDNLSVVSDTTIAAVRTQKTNMTDKLKVNFFIVLPAAIVTVILLLVMTLGNTSSVEIKDFSWFKILPYIGVLVAAVFGANVLSILTGGIVLAGAIGLADGSYTLSSLAKTVTEGIGGMSELIILSLLIGGMVELIRYNGGIQFLLNLLTRRIQTKKGGEFSIAGLVSLTNLATANNTISIITAGPLAKEISDKYSIDNRKSASLLDLFSCSVQGLIPYGAQMLLAAGFAKVSPIEIIPFTFYPMLTAVCGIIAIVIGFPRLNKKSKSSKEAA, encoded by the coding sequence ATGGAACAACAAAAAGGAAACGGCTGGGCGCTGTTACCGCTGGGCGTCTTTTTAGTCCTGTTTGTCGGATCAGGAATTATAACGGGAGACTTTTATAAGCTGCCTGTATTAGTAGCCATTATCATTGCAGCCATTGTGGCGCTGGCTATGAACCGCAAAGATTCACTTAATGTAAAAGTGGAGCGTTTTGCTAAAGGAGCAGGGCATCCTGATATCATTATTATGGTGCTTATTTTTATTTTAGCAGGTGCTTTTTCTGAAGTCGCTAAAGGTATGGGAGCTGTTGATTCAACGGTAAACTTAGCGCTTTCTGTGCTTCCGCAAAGCTTAGTCGTAGCAGGAATCTTTGTTATTGGCGCATTCATTTCAATTTCGATGGGAACATCAATGGGAACAATTGCTGCGCTAGGACCTATCGCTGTAGGAATCAGTGAGCAAGCGCATGTTTCTGTTACATTGGCAATAGCCGGTGTGATTGGCGGTGCAATGTTTGGTGATAATTTATCTGTTGTTTCTGATACAACCATTGCGGCAGTTCGTACGCAAAAAACAAATATGACAGATAAATTGAAAGTGAACTTTTTTATCGTACTTCCTGCAGCGATTGTTACAGTGATTCTATTGCTTGTAATGACGCTAGGCAACACGTCATCAGTAGAAATTAAAGATTTCAGCTGGTTTAAAATCTTGCCTTATATCGGCGTACTCGTTGCTGCAGTATTTGGTGCAAACGTATTAAGCATTTTAACCGGAGGAATTGTGCTAGCCGGCGCAATTGGATTAGCTGACGGAAGCTACACGCTTTCCTCTCTTGCCAAAACTGTGACAGAAGGTATTGGCGGAATGTCAGAGTTAATTATTCTATCTCTGTTAATTGGTGGAATGGTTGAACTCATTCGCTATAATGGCGGTATTCAGTTCTTATTGAATTTATTAACACGACGCATTCAAACAAAAAAAGGCGGAGAATTCAGCATCGCTGGATTGGTAAGTTTAACAAATTTAGCAACGGCTAATAACACGATTTCAATTATTACGGCAGGTCCGTTAGCAAAAGAAATCTCTGATAAGTATTCAATTGATAATCGTAAATCAGCCAGTCTGCTTGACTTGTTTTCATGCAGCGTTCAAGGGCTTATCCCTTACGGCGCACAAATGCTTCTCGCAGCAGGATTTGCTAAAGTTTCACCGATTGAGATTATTCCATTTACATTCTATCCAATGTTAACAGCGGTTTGCGGGATCATTGCGATTGTAATTGGATTTCCTCGTTTAAATAAAAAGTCTAAGTCATCTAAAGAAGCTGCGTAA